The DNA segment AGCCCGTTTGCCCAATAGCCGCAAAGCGCCACAACAAGGAGAACAATGGCCCATCTTATCACACCTGAATTTTTCTTCACTGCCTCAGACACCGGGTAAAAAGCGATTCATCAAGGGAAATATTGGGAAGATAGCTGCTGAACGAGATTACCGTGCGATCACCGCCCTGCTCGAAAATCTCGACTTTTTCAGGCTGCAGAGTGACTGGTTCAAAATCAATTCTTATTTCGGCTATGGCCCGGGCCAGTCTCTCATCAATGGGCTGCAGGCGGATACCGGTGCCGGCCGCGGCAAGTTCAATGCGGTAGGCATCCTGCATTTTCCCGTACGAGCCGTCCATCCAGTTCCAGAGTTGACTGGAAACCATCTTCATCACCGGATTAGTTGCAAGATCAAATTGCTGCGGTTCGCTTTTCCCGCTGCAGCGCATCCCTTTGCTGCCGTTGAAAATCATCACCGAAGGAACCGGCCGCAGAAACTCCCAGCGCAACTGAGACGGCCGCACCAGGAATAACTCA comes from the Pseudomonadota bacterium genome and includes:
- a CDS encoding outer membrane lipoprotein carrier protein LolA, with product MIYLFLNESRLVHVARTVPGLTVTIVFLLLILLQVPALGSESQDLDRFLEKVERKSSEIQSFTCNFRQERHLSIFTRPVIFEGELFLVRPSQLRWEFLRPVPSVMIFNGSKGMRCSGKSEPQQFDLATNPVMKMVSSQLWNWMDGSYGKMQDAYRIELAAAGTGIRLQPIDERLARAIAEIRIDFEPVTLQPEKVEIFEQGGDRTVISFSSYLPNISLDESLFTRCLRQ